The nucleotide window AATTTCAGCGTTTTTATTGGCGATCAGGCGCTGCCACTGGTGTTTTGGCTCAACATCGATATCCCAACCAAAGCCTTTGGCCGCAGAAAATTCGCCAGCAAATTCAGATGCGTATACAAACAATTTCTTGGGAACACAGCCAACGTTAACGCAGGTGCCGCCCAGGTACTGCTGTTCGGCAACAGCGACTTTGGCCCCGTATTGGGCAGACATGCGCGCTGCCCGGACTCCGCCAGAACCAGCGCCAATAACAAACAGATCGTAGTCGTAACTCATAGTGATTCCTTTTATTTCTCACATTTGTTCAATTCGTAGCACGTGGAAGCCGTCAGCTGTGACTGTCCAAACCACATTGAAATCGTAAAGTTTTACACCGTATTCCCTGCCTGCGTCGGCAGCTTGGTTGTGCCGATAAGCCGGCCTGGGGTCTTGAGACAATAATTGGCAAATAAATTCCCTCAGCCCAGCATATTGCGCCTCTTTTTCGTGAAGCTGCTCTTCCGCTTCACAGGCAAATTGCACTTCAATGCTGGCGCTTGGCGGTTCGCTGGCAAAACCTGCTGATGTTTCCGGCAAGCTGTCGGCATAAGGGACGTAAGGTTTTATGTCCACCACGGGTGTTTGATCAAGCAAGTCATGACCACTGATTTGCAGTGAAATAACGCCCTCCTCTGCCAATACTTGCTCCAGCGCGACTACAGACATGCCCAATGGGTTGGGGCGGAATGTTGAGCGAGTGGCAAATACGCCGGTCTTGCGGTTGCCTCCCAAGCGTGGTGGCCGTACCAATGGCTTCCACCCCTGAGCGAGGGTTTCGTGGAACACAAACAATACCCAGATATGGCTGAACTGTTGCAAGTCTCGCACTGTGTCCGGGTGGTTGTAAGGTGGCAACAACTCTATGCGCCCTTTGCCTCCAGGCACCAGCCCTGGTTGCCTGGGTATGGCAAATTTCTCCCGGTATGGGGAGTGAACAATGCCGATGGTGCCGAAGCAATGAGTGCTCAACGACCTGCCCAGCGGGTTACGGCGCAATAACGCTGATGCCGCCCAGATAAGGCTGCAATACCTCGGGAACAACCACACTGCCGTCCGCTTGCTGGTAGTTTTCCAGCACCGCTACCAGGGTACGCCCTACTGCCAGGCCGGAGCCATTAAGGGTATGCAGTAATTCGGGTTTGCCGGTTTCCGGGTTGCGCCAACGGGCCTTCATGCGGCGTGCCTGGTAATCGCCAAAGCTGCTACAAGAGGATATTTCCCGGTATTTGCCCTGGGATGGTA belongs to bacterium SCSIO 12696 and includes:
- the tsaA gene encoding tRNA (N6-threonylcarbamoyladenosine(37)-N6)-methyltransferase TrmO — encoded protein: MSTHCFGTIGIVHSPYREKFAIPRQPGLVPGGKGRIELLPPYNHPDTVRDLQQFSHIWVLFVFHETLAQGWKPLVRPPRLGGNRKTGVFATRSTFRPNPLGMSVVALEQVLAEEGVISLQISGHDLLDQTPVVDIKPYVPYADSLPETSAGFASEPPSASIEVQFACEAEEQLHEKEAQYAGLREFICQLLSQDPRPAYRHNQAADAGREYGVKLYDFNVVWTVTADGFHVLRIEQM